Proteins encoded within one genomic window of Citricoccus muralis:
- a CDS encoding phosphoribosyl-ATP diphosphatase, with amino-acid sequence MKTFEELFAELADKAQNRPAGSGTVAELDSGVHGIGKKIVEEAAEVWMAAEYESDDAAAEEISQLLYHTQVMMLAKGLTLDDVYRHL; translated from the coding sequence GTGAAAACCTTCGAAGAGCTCTTCGCCGAACTGGCTGACAAGGCCCAGAACCGCCCCGCTGGTAGCGGCACCGTTGCCGAACTGGACTCCGGGGTCCATGGGATCGGCAAGAAGATCGTCGAAGAGGCGGCCGAAGTCTGGATGGCGGCCGAGTATGAATCCGACGACGCCGCGGCCGAGGAAATCTCGCAGCTGCTCTACCACACCCAGGTGATGATGCTGGCCAAGGGCCTGACCCTAGACGACGTCTACCGACATCTCTGA
- the hisG gene encoding ATP phosphoribosyltransferase, producing MLRIAVPNKGALSEAARDILQEAGYRQRRDTKELVMIDPENEVEFFYLRPRDIAVYVAGGSLDVGLTGRDLYLDAQVGDDAEELLSLGFARSTFRFAAPAGKYTSLEDLAGKRIATSYDGLLEDYLKGQHIQPERIVHLDGAVESAVSLGVADAIADVVETGNTLKAAGMDTFGEAIMTSEAILIGQAGKTPEGLDVLMRRLQGVLVARRYVMIDYDVRREHLDEASAVTPGLESPTISPLQDEDWVAVRSMVRKDQMNKVMDQLYALGARAILASAIHAIRM from the coding sequence ATGCTGCGCATTGCCGTGCCGAACAAGGGCGCCCTGTCTGAAGCCGCCCGCGACATCCTGCAAGAAGCCGGATACCGCCAGCGTCGTGACACCAAAGAGCTGGTGATGATCGACCCGGAGAACGAGGTCGAATTCTTCTATCTGCGCCCCCGCGACATTGCCGTCTACGTGGCAGGCGGATCGCTGGATGTTGGTCTGACCGGCCGAGATCTGTATCTGGACGCCCAGGTGGGCGACGACGCCGAAGAGCTGCTGTCGCTGGGCTTCGCCCGCTCGACGTTCCGCTTTGCCGCTCCCGCCGGGAAGTACACCTCGCTGGAGGACCTGGCCGGTAAACGCATCGCCACCAGCTACGACGGATTGCTGGAGGACTACCTGAAGGGCCAGCACATTCAGCCCGAGCGCATTGTGCACCTCGACGGCGCCGTCGAGTCGGCGGTGTCCTTGGGCGTGGCCGATGCTATTGCGGATGTCGTGGAAACCGGTAACACCCTGAAGGCCGCGGGCATGGACACCTTCGGCGAGGCGATCATGACCTCGGAAGCGATCCTGATCGGGCAAGCGGGTAAGACCCCGGAAGGTCTGGATGTGCTGATGCGCCGTCTCCAGGGTGTGCTCGTGGCGCGCCGGTACGTGATGATCGACTACGACGTACGTCGGGAGCACCTGGACGAAGCCAGCGCGGTGACCCCGGGTCTCGAATCACCCACCATCTCTCCGCTACAGGACGAAGACTGGGTCGCGGTGCGCTCCATGGTGCGCAAGGATCAGATGAACAAGGTCATGGATCAGTTGTATGCGCTGGGGGCACGGGCCATCCTCGCCTCGGCTATTCACGCCATCCGCATGTGA
- the hisF gene encoding imidazole glycerol phosphate synthase subunit HisF, protein MTVAIRVIPCLDVDAGRVVKGVNFAGLRDAGDPVELARRYNAAGADEITFLDVTASSGDRQTTYDVVSRTAEEIFIPLTVGGGVRTADDVDRLLRYGADKASINTTAVARPEVIDEITQRFGSQVLVLSLDARRTNNPEVASGFEVTTHGGRTGTGIDALEWCRTACERGVGEILLNSIDADGTREGFDLEMIRAVRQVTTVPLIASGGAGEPHHFPPAIDAGADAVLAASMFHFGPDDMIAQVKDAIRAAGHPVR, encoded by the coding sequence ATGACCGTAGCCATCCGAGTGATTCCCTGCCTCGACGTCGATGCGGGGCGTGTGGTGAAGGGCGTTAATTTCGCCGGACTGCGCGACGCCGGAGATCCCGTCGAATTGGCACGCCGCTACAACGCTGCCGGTGCCGACGAGATCACCTTCCTCGACGTCACCGCCTCTTCCGGTGACCGCCAGACCACCTACGACGTCGTCTCCCGAACCGCCGAGGAGATCTTCATCCCGTTGACCGTGGGCGGGGGAGTACGCACCGCTGACGACGTGGACCGCCTGTTGCGCTACGGCGCCGACAAGGCGTCCATTAACACGACTGCCGTTGCTCGTCCCGAGGTGATCGACGAAATCACCCAACGCTTCGGCTCCCAGGTGTTGGTGCTCTCCCTGGACGCGCGCCGCACGAACAACCCAGAGGTTGCTTCCGGCTTCGAGGTCACCACGCACGGCGGGCGCACCGGCACCGGCATCGACGCCCTGGAATGGTGCCGCACCGCCTGTGAGCGCGGGGTCGGGGAAATCCTGCTCAATTCGATCGACGCCGATGGCACCCGGGAAGGTTTCGACCTGGAGATGATCCGAGCCGTGCGTCAGGTGACCACTGTCCCCTTGATTGCCTCCGGTGGCGCCGGTGAACCTCACCACTTCCCGCCCGCTATCGATGCCGGCGCTGATGCGGTCCTCGCCGCCTCGATGTTCCACTTTGGACCCGACGATATGATCGCCCAGGTCAAGGACGCTATTCGCGCTGCGGGTCACCCTGTGCGCTAA
- a CDS encoding TIGR03085 family metal-binding protein gives MKDHDDVHPDDEDLVLASRDALVSALLAAGPNQSTLCEGWQTQHLAAHIHLREMSPLAAGLLVRPLSRPLGGKTMALGDRASTPHEFSALVERIATGPPVAARARGSRVLTRLGSTGPARRLSELSNLLEFYVHTEDVRRAQPRWAPRRLSEEYADALFRQLRAVARVHYRKTTHGTTLVRTNGDSIEVNPLKTLVPGARRATSAAGSVGSRTYISGPAGELVMHAFGRTEHALVLVDAA, from the coding sequence GTGAAGGACCACGACGACGTCCATCCGGACGATGAAGACCTCGTCCTTGCCTCGCGTGATGCTCTCGTTTCCGCGTTGTTAGCAGCCGGGCCGAATCAGTCCACGCTGTGTGAAGGGTGGCAGACGCAACACCTCGCGGCACATATTCACCTGCGCGAAATGTCCCCACTGGCCGCGGGATTGTTGGTCCGTCCCCTCTCCCGGCCCCTGGGCGGGAAGACGATGGCCTTGGGAGATCGCGCCTCCACCCCGCACGAGTTTTCCGCCCTCGTGGAACGCATTGCCACCGGTCCCCCGGTGGCGGCCCGCGCTCGGGGTTCCCGGGTGCTGACTCGATTGGGTAGCACCGGACCGGCCCGCCGCCTTTCTGAACTGTCGAATCTGCTGGAGTTCTATGTCCACACCGAGGACGTGCGACGCGCACAGCCGCGCTGGGCTCCGCGTCGGCTGTCCGAGGAATACGCGGACGCGCTGTTCCGGCAACTACGTGCGGTGGCCCGGGTGCATTACCGGAAAACGACCCATGGCACCACGCTGGTGCGGACCAACGGTGACAGCATTGAGGTGAATCCGCTGAAAACGCTCGTCCCTGGCGCACGGCGCGCGACCTCTGCGGCTGGGTCCGTGGGGTCACGCACCTATATTTCAGGTCCGGCCGGTGAACTGGTGATGCACGCTTTCGGTCGAACCGAGCACGCACTCGTATTGGTCGACGCCGCCTAA
- the hisI gene encoding phosphoribosyl-AMP cyclohydrolase, with protein MTTPTLDPAIAERLKRNDAGLIAAIAQQHDTGEVLMLGWMDDEALRRTLATGRATYYSRSRQEYWRKGDTSGHIQEVLSVSLDCDGDALLVQVNQHGPACHTGTRTCFTGRELPHA; from the coding sequence ATGACAACACCTACGCTCGATCCGGCCATCGCCGAACGCCTCAAGCGCAACGACGCCGGACTGATTGCCGCCATTGCCCAGCAGCACGACACCGGGGAGGTGCTGATGCTCGGTTGGATGGACGATGAGGCGCTACGCCGTACCCTGGCCACCGGACGAGCGACGTACTATTCCAGGTCGCGGCAGGAGTACTGGCGCAAGGGCGATACGTCGGGACACATCCAGGAAGTTCTCTCAGTGTCGCTGGATTGCGATGGCGACGCGCTGTTAGTGCAGGTGAATCAGCATGGTCCGGCCTGCCACACCGGCACCCGCACCTGCTTTACCGGGCGGGAGCTGCCCCATGCGTGA
- a CDS encoding anthranilate synthase component I, which produces MRDLGNVHPNRGEFQALSNQHTVIPVTMTVLADAITPVGLYRRLANDRPGTFLMESAAQGGVWSRYSFVGAGSAATLTELDGETVWQGTPPAGVPIEGDPLDVLDATLRFLASDARNAVAPDLPNLVSGLAGYLGWETIRHWEKLPEPPPQDVNLPLLAMNLITDLAIHDQVDGTVTLVANAINLNGLESGAEQAYDDAVARLHSMAQQLARGADDPVSVAPVGWLDVDVTSRVHDSWTKQSFLDALDDAHQAIVDGEIFQIVLSRRFSTETEASGLDVYRVLRAMNPSPYMYLFTFDRPDGSGTFHIVGSSPEALVTVNNGHVVTHPIAGSRPRGATVEDDRLHEKDLLHDDKERAEHLMLVDLSRNDLSKVCTPGTVRVTQFMEVERFSHIMHLVSHVEGTMESGRTALDVLGATFPAGTLSGAPKPRALQLLEQWEPQQRGAYAGVIGYFDLAGNMDMAINIRSATLVDGVAYVQAGAGIVADSDPEAEAAETVAKASAPLRAVVAASRLTSLDSTGQSSSSGDA; this is translated from the coding sequence ATGCGTGATCTCGGAAACGTACATCCCAACCGCGGAGAGTTCCAGGCCCTGTCGAACCAACACACAGTGATTCCAGTCACGATGACAGTGTTGGCCGATGCGATCACCCCGGTCGGGCTCTACCGGCGTCTGGCCAACGACCGCCCCGGCACTTTCCTGATGGAATCCGCTGCCCAGGGTGGCGTCTGGTCGCGCTACTCCTTCGTCGGGGCCGGCAGCGCGGCCACCTTGACCGAGCTCGACGGCGAAACGGTCTGGCAGGGCACGCCCCCGGCGGGAGTGCCCATCGAAGGCGACCCGCTGGATGTCCTCGACGCCACGCTACGCTTCCTGGCCTCGGATGCCCGCAACGCCGTCGCCCCGGACCTGCCCAACCTTGTGTCGGGTCTGGCCGGGTACCTGGGCTGGGAGACCATCCGGCACTGGGAGAAGCTGCCCGAACCGCCGCCCCAAGACGTGAACCTGCCGCTGCTGGCCATGAACCTGATCACCGACCTGGCTATTCACGATCAGGTCGACGGCACAGTCACCCTCGTCGCCAATGCGATCAATCTCAACGGGCTGGAATCCGGGGCCGAGCAGGCTTATGACGATGCGGTGGCGCGGCTGCACTCGATGGCGCAACAGCTCGCCCGAGGTGCGGATGACCCCGTTTCGGTGGCCCCTGTCGGTTGGCTCGACGTCGACGTGACTTCCCGAGTGCACGACTCCTGGACCAAACAGAGCTTCCTGGACGCTCTGGATGATGCGCATCAGGCAATTGTCGACGGCGAGATCTTCCAGATCGTGCTCTCCCGCCGCTTCTCGACTGAGACGGAGGCTTCCGGACTCGATGTCTACCGGGTGCTGCGGGCCATGAACCCGAGCCCCTACATGTATCTGTTCACGTTCGACCGCCCGGATGGATCCGGCACCTTCCACATTGTCGGGTCTTCCCCGGAAGCCCTGGTCACCGTGAATAACGGACACGTCGTCACCCACCCGATTGCCGGCTCGCGTCCCCGTGGCGCGACCGTGGAAGACGACCGGCTGCACGAGAAGGACCTGTTGCACGACGACAAGGAGCGCGCCGAACACCTGATGCTCGTTGACCTCTCCCGCAATGACCTCTCCAAGGTCTGCACTCCGGGGACCGTACGCGTCACCCAGTTCATGGAAGTGGAACGGTTCAGCCACATCATGCACCTGGTCTCCCACGTGGAGGGCACCATGGAGTCCGGGCGTACCGCACTGGATGTGCTCGGGGCGACCTTCCCAGCCGGCACGCTTTCCGGAGCGCCAAAGCCGCGCGCCCTGCAGTTGCTGGAGCAGTGGGAACCGCAGCAGCGCGGGGCCTATGCTGGGGTGATCGGATACTTCGATCTGGCCGGCAATATGGACATGGCCATCAATATCCGTTCTGCCACGCTCGTGGACGGCGTCGCCTATGTTCAAGCCGGTGCTGGTATCGTGGCCGATTCCGACCCGGAAGCCGAGGCCGCCGAAACCGTGGCCAAAGCCAGCGCACCCTTACGAGCCGTAGTGGCGGCGTCCAGGCTGACCAGTCTGGACAGCACCGGACAGTCATCATCCTCAGGAGACGCGTGA
- a CDS encoding Trp biosynthesis-associated membrane protein gives MNPTNETTSVPDTQPTPKITRGRAVLVVLIAGVMALLASTQVWLVATDIEALPDTAVESTGQQAAGAVTAMALVAMAGGVALSIAGRIARVIIGVLLAASAALLAASTLGVVMNPENAAQPRVAELSGLTDPAGQVTMTWAPWLALLASLLMLLSAVIVIISGRHWQTTRKYDYDTAATAEEDSESDTDTVLRPEAVTTPSRQDRPDAARRAQSRVEEIDAWDELSQGKDPT, from the coding sequence GTGAACCCGACGAACGAGACCACTTCGGTCCCGGACACCCAGCCGACGCCGAAGATCACCCGCGGGCGCGCCGTGCTCGTGGTGCTGATCGCCGGTGTGATGGCGTTGCTGGCCTCCACTCAGGTGTGGCTGGTCGCCACCGACATCGAAGCACTACCCGACACCGCGGTGGAATCCACCGGCCAGCAAGCGGCCGGTGCGGTGACTGCCATGGCGCTGGTGGCCATGGCCGGTGGCGTTGCACTATCGATTGCCGGGCGGATCGCCCGCGTTATCATCGGGGTCTTATTGGCCGCCTCGGCTGCATTACTGGCGGCTTCCACCCTCGGCGTCGTCATGAACCCCGAGAACGCAGCGCAACCGCGGGTGGCGGAACTTTCCGGGCTGACCGACCCGGCGGGACAGGTCACCATGACCTGGGCTCCGTGGCTGGCGCTGCTCGCATCGTTGTTGATGCTGCTTTCCGCCGTCATCGTGATCATCAGCGGGCGCCACTGGCAGACCACCCGCAAGTACGACTACGACACGGCGGCCACCGCAGAGGAGGACTCGGAGAGCGACACAGACACCGTGTTACGCCCCGAGGCGGTTACCACCCCGTCCCGTCAGGACCGTCCCGACGCCGCGCGACGCGCCCAATCCCGGGTGGAGGAGATCGACGCGTGGGACGAACTGTCACAGGGCAAAGATCCCACGTGA
- a CDS encoding HGxxPAAW family protein, with protein sequence MTTQESVHTDQVTITEDGRVVNDPTHAEPIGHGNSPAAWSMVFLVLAGVLVAGVGMLMWNMVIVGIGAAIAVGGVVLAFVLRQLGYGVGGSKTKSHH encoded by the coding sequence ATGACGACGCAGGAATCTGTCCACACCGACCAGGTCACCATCACCGAAGACGGCCGGGTGGTGAACGACCCCACCCACGCCGAACCGATCGGCCACGGCAATTCGCCGGCCGCCTGGTCCATGGTGTTCTTGGTGCTCGCCGGCGTGCTCGTTGCCGGTGTGGGCATGCTGATGTGGAACATGGTGATCGTCGGTATCGGCGCCGCCATCGCCGTGGGTGGCGTCGTGCTCGCGTTCGTGCTGCGCCAGCTGGGTTACGGCGTCGGCGGTTCGAAGACGAAGTCTCACCACTGA
- the trpC gene encoding indole-3-glycerol phosphate synthase TrpC — MTTGSLSGTVLDRIVEGVREDLAERRRAVPLTKVQRAATEATPALDAHAALQGGRDDTSGVRIIAEVKRSSPSAGALAEISSPADLARSYQAGGAAAISVLTEQRRFGGSLADLDAVRAAVSIPVLRKDFMVDEYQFHEARAHGADLVLLIVAALDDAQLRDFLALSHELGMHALVETHTVEEIERAMAVGARIVGVNVRNLKTLDVDVDHYSVLAPHLDDSVVRIAESGVRSEREVADYAARGADAVLVGEALVKHGDATAAIRDFRAASRP, encoded by the coding sequence ATGACCACAGGATCCCTGAGCGGCACCGTCCTCGACCGTATCGTTGAGGGGGTCCGCGAAGACCTGGCCGAACGCCGTCGTGCCGTGCCTTTGACCAAGGTGCAGCGCGCAGCAACGGAGGCAACACCGGCTCTGGACGCCCACGCCGCCCTGCAGGGTGGCCGGGATGACACATCCGGAGTGCGCATCATCGCCGAGGTCAAGCGTTCCAGCCCCTCGGCCGGAGCCCTGGCCGAGATCAGCTCACCGGCGGATCTGGCACGGTCTTACCAAGCGGGAGGCGCCGCAGCGATTTCCGTGCTGACCGAGCAGCGCCGATTCGGCGGTTCGCTAGCCGACCTTGACGCCGTCCGTGCGGCCGTCTCCATCCCGGTGCTCCGCAAAGACTTCATGGTCGATGAGTACCAGTTCCACGAAGCCCGCGCCCACGGTGCCGATCTCGTACTACTCATCGTGGCCGCCCTGGATGACGCCCAGCTGCGTGATTTCCTCGCGCTGAGCCACGAGCTCGGCATGCACGCCCTGGTGGAAACCCACACCGTGGAGGAAATCGAACGGGCCATGGCCGTGGGCGCCCGCATCGTCGGCGTCAACGTGCGTAACCTCAAGACCCTCGACGTCGACGTCGACCACTACTCCGTACTGGCACCCCACCTGGATGATTCCGTGGTGCGGATCGCCGAATCCGGTGTGCGTTCGGAACGCGAGGTGGCCGATTATGCCGCCCGGGGCGCCGACGCCGTGCTGGTGGGGGAAGCCCTGGTCAAACACGGCGACGCCACCGCAGCCATCCGGGATTTCCGGGCCGCCTCGCGCCCCTGA
- the trpB gene encoding tryptophan synthase subunit beta has product MTDSRDHRPAGSLDHEGTYRNAEGPYFGPYGGRWMPESLIAALEEVERTFNEARQDPEFNAELNALFTSYVNRPSLLTEVPRFAADSPGVRIFLKREDLNHTGSHKINNVIGQALIARRMGKTRLIAETGAGQHGVATATAAALFGMECTVYMGEEDTRRQALNVARMEMLGATVVPVTFGARTLKDAINEALRDWVASVDTTHYLLGTVTGPHPFPAMVRYFHQAIGEEARAQILEQTGRLPDAIAACVGGGSNAIGLFHGFLDDAEVEIFGFEAGGDGMDTGRHAAPITQGRTGVLHGARTYLMQDEDGQTVDSHSISAGLDYPGVGPEHAFLHDTGRAQYEPINDVECMDAFRRLSRTEGIVPAIESSHALAGALKIAQRWHEAGLVSESTPAEEQRTIIVSLSGRGDKDVSTAAKYFGMLPDETTPDGGDEEAIAARPEGAQD; this is encoded by the coding sequence ATGACAGATTCTCGCGACCACCGTCCAGCAGGGTCCCTCGACCACGAGGGCACCTATCGCAATGCAGAGGGTCCGTACTTTGGCCCCTACGGCGGACGATGGATGCCGGAATCGCTGATCGCCGCCCTCGAGGAAGTGGAGCGGACCTTCAACGAGGCCCGTCAGGACCCGGAATTCAACGCGGAGTTGAACGCACTGTTTACCTCCTATGTGAACCGGCCGTCGCTCCTCACTGAAGTGCCGCGCTTCGCCGCTGACAGCCCCGGGGTTCGGATCTTCCTCAAGCGCGAAGACCTCAACCACACCGGCTCCCACAAGATTAACAATGTGATCGGTCAGGCGCTGATCGCCCGGCGCATGGGCAAAACCCGTTTGATCGCCGAGACCGGTGCTGGCCAGCATGGTGTGGCCACCGCGACGGCGGCCGCTTTGTTTGGTATGGAATGCACCGTGTACATGGGCGAGGAAGACACGCGCCGCCAGGCGCTGAACGTGGCGCGCATGGAGATGCTCGGCGCCACCGTGGTGCCGGTGACGTTCGGAGCGCGCACTTTGAAGGATGCCATCAACGAGGCCCTGCGGGATTGGGTCGCCTCTGTGGATACCACCCACTACCTGCTCGGCACCGTCACCGGGCCCCACCCGTTCCCCGCTATGGTGCGCTATTTCCACCAGGCCATTGGCGAAGAGGCCCGGGCTCAGATCCTGGAGCAGACCGGACGCCTGCCCGACGCTATCGCCGCTTGTGTGGGTGGCGGTTCCAACGCCATCGGACTCTTCCATGGGTTCTTGGACGACGCCGAGGTAGAGATTTTCGGTTTCGAAGCCGGCGGTGACGGCATGGACACCGGACGCCATGCCGCCCCGATCACGCAGGGGCGCACCGGAGTGTTGCATGGGGCCCGCACCTACCTGATGCAGGACGAGGACGGCCAGACCGTCGACTCCCATTCCATCTCCGCGGGCCTGGACTATCCAGGGGTGGGCCCCGAACATGCCTTCCTGCACGACACCGGCCGCGCCCAGTACGAGCCGATCAACGACGTCGAATGTATGGATGCCTTCCGGCGCCTCAGCCGCACCGAGGGCATTGTGCCAGCCATCGAGTCCTCGCATGCCCTGGCCGGTGCACTGAAGATCGCCCAGCGCTGGCACGAGGCAGGCCTCGTCTCGGAATCGACTCCGGCCGAGGAGCAGCGCACTATTATCGTCAGCCTGTCCGGCCGCGGCGATAAAGACGTGTCCACCGCAGCGAAGTATTTCGGGATGCTCCCGGACGAGACCACCCCCGACGGCGGAGACGAAGAGGCCATCGCCGCCCGCCCCGAAGGAGCACAGGACTGA
- the trpA gene encoding tryptophan synthase subunit alpha has translation MTTSTSRCTEAIEAARAAGRTALIGYLPAGYPTLQDSIEAAVELGNNGADIIEIGIPYSDPVMDGPVIQHATSEVLAAGFRVDDVFTLISAITQRTDAVVVVMTYWNLVDRMGVDVFARRLAEAGGAGIVTPDLVPEEAEEWFAASDRYGLDRIFLTAPSSTDERVTKVVEASRGFVYAVSVMGVTGARSEVSTAAERVVQRAHDAGAPRVCVGLGVSQAEHVREIGAYADGAIVGTALVAALRDHGPRAVGELAAELARGTHRTATTQR, from the coding sequence ATGACTACTTCCACTTCACGCTGCACCGAGGCCATCGAAGCCGCCCGCGCCGCCGGGCGCACGGCCCTGATCGGCTATCTGCCCGCCGGATACCCCACGCTTCAGGACTCCATCGAGGCCGCGGTGGAGTTGGGTAACAACGGTGCCGACATCATCGAGATCGGCATCCCGTACTCCGACCCGGTGATGGACGGTCCCGTCATTCAGCACGCCACCAGCGAGGTGCTCGCCGCCGGATTCCGTGTCGACGACGTGTTTACCTTGATTTCGGCGATCACGCAGCGCACCGACGCCGTCGTCGTGGTGATGACCTACTGGAACCTGGTGGACCGGATGGGTGTGGACGTCTTCGCCCGCCGCCTCGCCGAGGCCGGGGGAGCCGGCATCGTCACCCCGGATCTGGTTCCAGAAGAGGCGGAGGAGTGGTTCGCCGCCTCCGACCGCTACGGACTCGACCGGATCTTCCTCACCGCGCCCAGCTCCACTGATGAGCGCGTCACTAAAGTTGTGGAAGCCTCCCGCGGTTTCGTGTACGCCGTCTCCGTGATGGGCGTGACCGGAGCTCGCTCCGAGGTCTCCACCGCCGCCGAACGGGTGGTGCAGCGTGCACACGACGCCGGCGCCCCGCGCGTCTGCGTCGGACTCGGCGTGTCACAAGCGGAGCACGTGCGTGAGATCGGCGCCTACGCCGACGGAGCGATTGTCGGCACCGCCCTCGTCGCCGCCCTGCGAGACCACGGACCCCGCGCGGTCGGCGAGCTCGCTGCAGAACTCGCCCGCGGTACCCACCGAACAGCAACAACCCAGAGGTGA